The sequence TGGCTCATACTACGATTGTAGATCAAACCAAAATTTatcttaatgtaaaaaataatttaggcattgttaatgtgttttaaataaataaaaataaatttttaactcGGGTTATAAATTTAATTGGATTGGATCGAATAAGCTATCtccatttaattatatgataataaaaaagcaacGACACTAAATAGActaaatctttataaaaaaatgtcattataatgacatgcataaaataatattttttcaaaaaaaaaaatcatgaaattcaattccCAAATAATCTAATGCTaaatgcaaaattgataaaaaaacacaactcgTATCAACCCGAGATAGCAACACAAGCTTGTAACCCAAGTTGTGAGGTCATAACAACTCTATAaagagcaaattaaaaaaaaaattataatgcttAACTCCCAACATCCAAATATAGGAAGgacaaaactgaaaaatatttttaacaaaaaaagattcaaaaaaaaaaccaccagcAAAGCCGAATAAGTCTGTTAAATCTCGCGAGTTGGATCTTATGAATAAAATAACctaattaaagacaaaaaaaaaaatgaaactcaatttctaaatCAACCAAGAAATGTTGAAGgacaaaaccaaataaataaataaattaaaaaaataacccaaaaaaagaCCTAAGTCAACTCTAACCAACCCATGGCaatttgaattgataaaattaaaaaattaagttaagtgaaaaaaaaaaaaaaaaaaactaaactcttCCCCTGATCCAACAAATTAATCCTgatattagcaaaaaaaaaattgtccaaGTCTCAAATCTCAACCCGTAAACTCTAAttcttttaaatcaataaaattgattttattttttacaaaatcgAATATCATCCAAGTGATGAAATATATTCCCAACATCCTGACATCTCCATACACagttataaaatacaaatctcAAAGACCAATCGCGATCAAAACAACATTAAAGGGCCGAATAAGAAGAATTTGGAGAAGGATGTTCAAAttaattagagagagagagagagagagagagagactttgGAGAAGTAATTTGGCTAAGCCATGCATGACTTCTactcattaattaatattattacattttCCCACCTAACTTTAGGTTTTCTTGCATTTATAGAACTCACcaagaatatttttcttttcttgctgacGAGAGAAAAAACAAGGTGACAACCAGCTAAGCTAGAAGAATATGATGCAACGAAAGATGAACAGTACGGAAGAAATTGCACCCATAATTGACGATCTGGCACCCCAGCAGATAAGACTTGCTGCCATGAATATTGAAGTTAGTTGCAAGCAAGCGCCGTTATAGTGTACCAGGTGGGTTGCCCATTGACGGTGTCAAGCAATTCTTCGTAGGTGTAGTGGTTGTGGAATTTGGTAGAAAAGTAGCCGGAAATTATGTCCCGGCAAGCTATCTTGAACGTGTAACACCAGCAGATACTGTCTCCCGATGTAAGGCTCGTTCTCCATTACAAGAAAGCTTTAAAGAAATGCTCCATTCAATTATATCTTGCATTCCCATTTCTCCATGTGCTTTGGGGGAGATCTCCTCCATTCCAGGCTAGGTAGATGCACAGTGATTACGGATCTTGTTCTTAcatgtaattcttttttttttattattattaaaatagatatcCGAACTAATGTacataagttaataattatataattaagccTTTAATAGCCTTTATATAATAAACTGAGAACATGAAACCTTAGTTTTAATTTGTTGGTTCGTTGTATGTTTGGGCACCTAAAGAACACCAACGCAGCAAGGCTAGGAATTTTCTCATTCAACTGTAATAAtggttaaaataagtttttttatttattataattgattATCATTAATATAATTTGGAATTTGAATCAGATGCATtcaccaggaaaaaaaacaacagcagAGTATAAACCCTTTATAATTGTAAAAATTGTTCGTATTCTTGACTATATATGATAGCATAATTATCAACGGATCGatctaattatattaatttaatgcttGATAGTCAACTTGAGCAACCGAAGTGGGCATTTAATTGCCGTCCTTTGCAGTGGaacccaatatttttttgtgacaATAGAGGAGGTTGACCAATCAAACGCCTATCTTCATATCTGTTCAGCTAAACAAAATCAGTGGCGTTGGATTACCTTATCTACACAACACCACAGCTCTCAAGAGGTTTCAATTTGGAAGGGGACATGGAGGgggtgtgttttttatttatttatttatttttatctaaattttggtatataaaagtttattaaattttgattaattttaatcaagtcggttgatctaataaattttattcacGGATTGAATCAGTTTTTTTCCTAACAAACCGAAATCGAAACTGGTTGATTTAAaccggttttgattttaaaaaaaaattatttaattatttttttaataaaatctaaactgaaacaaaaataataatttctaaatagAGTAAATCTACTATTTGgggaattgaaattttaagaaatgtTAAAGAAATTTATGCTTTTGAGATCACCTATGCGAATTGCCAAAAGTATCTTGTTGTTGGGAACTCCAAATgctgacttatttttttttgtctttttactACATATTTTTGGCATCTTCAACAAGCCTTCAATAAAATCGAAAGCCACAGGTTTTCGGACGAGTTAATAAAATTCTGATGTTTATGTTGTTGTCTTTTGCTGTGGGAGAGCTtgtgtttttatcaaaatttgataTAACATTATAGTTTGTGTACTGAGCTACACCACCGGGctccttttctccttttctacttttcataaaacactCACATGTTGCtaatactttttcttttttttaaaatcactacTTGGATTATAAATAACTAGatcagttttattttaattaaatgataaaaaagtaaACAATGATAATtgataaactaaattaaaaaaaattaataacttgagaaaaaaaattatttttgaaaagaaaataacaataaagctcaattctcatcccgttaaatatagaaaatgaaatttgataaaaaaaaacctaagaaatCAGCTTGAGTCAACTCAAATTAGCATAATAAACTTTTAACCCCGGTAATTAGATCTGAACCAACTCAAGTTATCTTGTCAAATCTCTGATTCAGGTAAtgggattaaaataatttgataaaaaaaaatcacaaagcctatttaaaaaatatatatatatcaatctacgttaactttttaaacttgtAACCCGGGTTATTAAATCAAAAAcactttatttgaaaaaaattataaaacttaatttttaataaatcaaacattgaatgatataattaatttttttttaattatataaaaagattcaaattaaaattgaaacaaaaataattttttttttcaatataatgtaaaaatttaaaaaaataataataaaaggatcATAAAAAAGATGTAGGTCTCTAGgttattatattaattcatGGGTCGCTAGGCTAACTTGTGCTCTCGTAGCGACACATAAGACCAAACATAACCACACTTGTACTAAGGTCTATGACTCACACATAAAACACGGCTATTTCCACGCTAAGGCCACACGTATCGCTACCAAACAAACAGCAAATGCCCTCCCTCCTGCTTCTTTGCTGCTCTTACTCGTCTATATAATAAACCCGAGAGCACCCCTCTTTAAAATTGCCAACATTATTCCTCTTGGCCAAAgacaaagaaaggaaaaatcttCCAAGTACAAGGTGGTGCTTCGCCACACTTTGTTAcagggtggtggtggtggtggtggtgaggaACAACATGGCCACAGGATCTGCGGATGGGTTCTTCCGTCATGTCTATGACGGATGTCTCTCCGGTGGCGACATGGGTATTGATAGAAGGCCATACCATCGTAATTGCAGATGTGCACTTCACAAATCAAAGGAGAATTGTCCACACGCATTGCCAAGGTGTAAGAACGTGTCATATCCAATAAAAAGGTCTTGGAGTGAAGGGAGTTTGGCCTTGATGATCgctaattcttcttcttcttcttgtcattCATCTCCATCTTCTTCACCTTCCTTACAAGCAGGGAAGAGCACTAGTACTCCTTCTCATCAGAGAAGGTTGAGTCATGATCTTGAAGACAAGCTAGCTCTTTAAAGGTCcgatctttttagtttttttggtggggattggttttgttcttgaatAATTTGGTCTTTTAGTGTTTGATCTATCAAATGGTTTGCCTAGTTTGTCATGGAAATGGATGATTAGATCAACGGGGTTCTTTTTGTAAGGATTATAGAAATGTTCTAATTAACGCGAAGGATTTCATTTGTGTATTGCAGTACAAAATTAAACTCTATGTATGGGTATATTCACCCTCCTTAGCTTCTCCTGTTTTCCGCTCGTTCTTGCTGTTTCTTCTTacaccattaaaaaatattcccaAGGGATCTTAATTAATGCATATCTTTCTTCTTgaatccaagaaagaaaaaaaaagcaagaaatgt is a genomic window of Populus alba chromosome 18, ASM523922v2, whole genome shotgun sequence containing:
- the LOC118034309 gene encoding uncharacterized protein, coding for MATGSADGFFRHVYDGCLSGGDMGIDRRPYHRNCRCALHKSKENCPHALPRCKNVSYPIKRSWSEGSLALMIANSSSSSCHSSPSSSPSLQAGKSTSTPSHQRRLSHDLEDKLAL